In Desulfobaccales bacterium, the following proteins share a genomic window:
- a CDS encoding glycosyltransferase family 2 protein, with amino-acid sequence MIDNFKIAAVVVTYNRKELLRECLDALLAQTMPLDSIILIDNASTDGTPDYLEGLGYLSNPIIDYIRLPENTGGAGGFHYGVKIGYEKGFDWIWLMDDDVIVDSRALECLISSLNILPPEVGFLFSNIFGIDGQTMNLPQIDLRPGSNGYPQWNVYLEHGIVRIREATFGSLLIHRNIIKSVGLPIKDFFIWGDDTEYTNRISERYPGYLIGSSVAIHKRKNQKIISLEYEDDQNRINLYYYAYRNRFYIYKKHNGIMKSFIYFMKNIIILTKNLFKFKKYHYYKFKIIYLGLFSGIFFNPKIEYLK; translated from the coding sequence ATGATCGATAATTTTAAAATTGCTGCTGTTGTGGTCACTTACAACCGTAAGGAACTATTAAGGGAATGTTTGGATGCCCTCCTTGCCCAGACTATGCCTTTGGATTCCATCATACTGATCGACAATGCTTCAACCGATGGTACCCCAGACTATTTGGAGGGATTGGGCTATTTATCTAATCCCATTATTGATTACATTCGTTTGCCAGAAAATACCGGCGGTGCCGGCGGATTCCATTACGGAGTTAAAATCGGTTATGAAAAAGGGTTTGATTGGATATGGTTAATGGATGATGATGTTATTGTAGATAGCAGAGCTTTGGAATGTTTAATATCATCACTAAATATTTTACCACCGGAGGTGGGGTTTTTATTCAGCAATATATTCGGTATTGACGGCCAGACTATGAATTTGCCCCAAATTGATTTAAGACCAGGAAGTAATGGTTATCCACAATGGAACGTTTATTTAGAACATGGAATTGTTAGAATTAGAGAAGCTACATTTGGATCATTATTAATTCATAGAAATATTATTAAATCTGTAGGCCTTCCTATTAAAGATTTCTTTATTTGGGGAGATGATACAGAATATACTAATAGAATTTCTGAACGTTATCCAGGATATCTAATAGGTTCAAGTGTCGCAATTCACAAAAGAAAAAATCAAAAGATAATTAGTCTTGAATATGAAGATGACCAAAATAGAATTAATTTATATTACTATGCTTATAGAAATAGGTTTTATATTTATAAAAAGCATAATGGTATTATGAAATCATTTATATATTTTATGAAGAATATAATTATATTAACAAAAAATTTGTTTAAATTTAAAAAATATCATTATTATAAATTTAAGATAATTTATTTGGGTCTTTTTTCTGGTATATTTTTTAATCCTAAAATAGAATATTTAAAATAG
- a CDS encoding Mu-like prophage major head subunit gpT family protein codes for MIIDAQAISDLYVGFSTVFHQAFNAAEVWHPQVAMTVPAKTRIMDYKFMLDFPMVREWIGDRVVRSLAGKSYQIATKDWEATIEVDRNDLKDDQIGLYTPIVAALAEEARSHPDRLIADLMLRGWEETCFDGRPFFAPDHPVGETTASNDGGGDGTPWFLLDTRRSIKPFIYQLRQPVQITRMDAKDDEAVFMRRAYRFGVDARYTCAYGLWQLAYGSRQTLNPTNYAAARTAMMSLRNADGRPLRIRPDLLVVPPSLEAAARELLENRYLSGGSTLKTNVWQGSARLLVAPELAG; via the coding sequence ATGATCATTGATGCGCAGGCCATCAGCGATCTCTACGTGGGTTTCTCCACCGTGTTCCATCAGGCCTTCAACGCCGCCGAGGTCTGGCACCCCCAGGTGGCCATGACCGTCCCGGCCAAGACCAGGATCATGGACTACAAATTCATGCTGGACTTCCCCATGGTGCGGGAGTGGATCGGCGACCGGGTGGTGCGCTCCCTGGCCGGCAAATCCTACCAGATCGCCACCAAGGACTGGGAGGCCACCATCGAGGTGGACCGCAACGACCTCAAAGACGACCAGATCGGCCTCTACACGCCCATCGTCGCCGCCTTGGCCGAGGAGGCCCGCAGCCATCCGGACCGCCTCATCGCCGACCTGATGCTCCGGGGCTGGGAGGAGACCTGCTTCGACGGCCGCCCCTTCTTCGCCCCGGACCACCCCGTGGGGGAGACCACGGCCTCCAACGACGGCGGCGGCGACGGCACCCCCTGGTTCCTGCTGGACACCCGGCGCTCCATCAAGCCCTTCATCTACCAGCTCCGCCAGCCGGTGCAGATCACCCGCATGGACGCCAAGGATGACGAAGCCGTGTTCATGCGCCGGGCCTACCGCTTCGGGGTGGACGCCCGCTACACCTGCGCCTATGGCCTCTGGCAGCTGGCCTACGGCAGCCGTCAGACCCTCAACCCCACCAACTACGCCGCGGCCCGGACCGCCATGATGAGCCTCAGAAACGCCGACGGCCGGCCCTTGCGGATCCGGCCCGATCTTCTGGTGGTGCCTCCTTCCCTGGAGGCCGCCGCCCGGGAACTTCTGGAGAACCGCTACCTCTCCGGCGGCTCCACCCTCAAGACCAACGTCTGGCAGGGGAGCGCCCGCCTCCTGGTGGCCCCGGAATTGGCCGGCTAG
- a CDS encoding glycosyltransferase family 2 protein, whose product MANENPLVSIIIPTYNRSHTILRSVNSVLHQTYRNFEIIIVDDGSTDNTEKLIMNLNSTQIKYIKHSINKGAAAARNTGVIAAKGEYIAFQDSDDEWHPDKLRKQIDIFQNLSLDVGMIYTDMWRIHNKKKYYFSSPHIMPEDGIIYNKALNDYLAGIGLATAIIRREVFSKIGYFDNNFPRLIDYEFFVRLSKNYKFFHIRDPLVLYYYTKASITDNKKALLIARINFFLKYFSDIIKSRECISNNFVMIGEALIYCNYFKKAVKFYYLALKINPKNKNVIKPLKKALKIKKVF is encoded by the coding sequence ATGGCTAATGAGAACCCCTTGGTTAGTATAATAATTCCAACTTATAATCGTTCCCATACCATTCTTCGCTCTGTTAATAGCGTGCTGCATCAGACATATAGGAATTTTGAAATCATAATCGTAGATGATGGCTCCACTGACAATACTGAAAAACTGATAATGAATTTGAATTCGACGCAAATTAAATATATAAAACACTCAATTAATAAAGGAGCTGCGGCCGCCAGAAATACCGGAGTTATAGCAGCCAAAGGAGAATACATTGCCTTCCAGGATAGCGATGATGAATGGCATCCTGATAAGTTAAGAAAACAGATAGATATATTTCAAAATTTATCCCTCGATGTTGGAATGATATATACAGATATGTGGCGCATTCATAATAAAAAAAAATATTATTTTTCAAGTCCTCATATTATGCCAGAAGATGGGATAATATATAATAAAGCCTTAAATGATTATTTGGCAGGAATAGGGCTGGCAACAGCAATAATAAGAAGAGAGGTTTTCTCGAAAATAGGATATTTCGATAATAATTTTCCGAGATTAATTGATTATGAATTTTTTGTAAGATTGTCAAAGAACTATAAATTTTTTCATATAAGAGACCCATTGGTTTTATATTATTACACTAAAGCTTCAATTACAGACAACAAAAAAGCGCTATTAATTGCCAGGATAAATTTTTTTCTAAAATATTTTAGTGATATTATAAAAAGCAGGGAATGTATTAGTAATAATTTTGTAATGATTGGCGAGGCATTGATATATTGTAACTATTTCAAAAAAGCAGTAAAATTTTATTATTTGGCTTTAAAGATTAACCCAAAAAATAAAAACGTCATTAAACCTTTAAAAAAAGCTTTAAAAATAAAAAAAGTATTTTAG
- a CDS encoding glycosyl hydrolase family 28-related protein, whose product MGQMSRCLVAGLAVFLILLGNVAPGGAALQQGRPTISVREARFGAKGDGVTDDTAAIQRAVDWLYAREGGKILFPPGTYIVTSVNIREGITYEGYGATIKRPEHLTDKIGQKAAHWVRTFTTQKYKYCGQSDSRPLIIRGLTFDGSSQTQGPYKKYELEHAALVFLTGDKKCPGRLTAVVEDCVFKNAVADGLSVYVNVKVTMRNCLAENCFRGGFVLTGGHSVAEVTNLTTRGKIDPTGIDVEVDGAGFGNSYKVEVYLENLTLEDGDFDVGVKDGSVVLGKNIFAEAPFNLVAPRSRILLRDCRFGIGPDNHLYFPQEVSFEGCEFFVSSRVPDKPYQQHSAAPKIVWTTKYYKGENQKVTFRECRFVLPPGYRKNPAARYYGLLTTWDDVDYHNRLEMEGGAIQGDFDVGLGMVHRGGRWRLKNLSIEAALPLALTGFADSLGRSFFDIVVEGLKVKSSRYIHLTGYPQANDNGLEHRNVVIPAKANIITSTHGLEGNRYAGNRLIIGPEPPTAATHGLPGDVFEQEGTGKRWRCVRPGYLKSRDGTERLVEARWEEMPASR is encoded by the coding sequence ATGGGACAGATGAGCCGGTGTCTGGTGGCCGGACTGGCGGTTTTCCTGATCCTCCTGGGCAACGTTGCGCCTGGGGGCGCCGCGCTGCAGCAGGGGAGACCCACCATCAGTGTGCGGGAGGCCCGGTTCGGGGCCAAGGGCGACGGGGTCACCGACGACACCGCGGCCATCCAGCGGGCGGTGGACTGGCTCTATGCCCGGGAGGGCGGGAAGATCCTTTTCCCTCCGGGCACCTACATCGTCACCTCCGTGAACATCCGGGAGGGGATCACCTATGAAGGCTACGGCGCCACCATCAAGAGGCCGGAGCACCTGACGGACAAAATCGGCCAGAAGGCGGCCCACTGGGTGCGGACCTTCACCACCCAGAAATACAAATATTGCGGCCAAAGCGACTCCCGGCCGCTGATCATCAGGGGCCTCACCTTTGACGGCAGCAGCCAGACCCAAGGGCCATACAAAAAATACGAACTGGAACACGCGGCTCTGGTGTTCCTCACCGGCGACAAGAAATGTCCGGGGCGTCTTACTGCTGTGGTGGAGGACTGTGTCTTCAAAAATGCTGTGGCGGACGGCCTCAGTGTCTATGTGAATGTCAAGGTGACGATGCGCAACTGCCTGGCGGAGAACTGCTTCCGGGGCGGTTTTGTCCTCACCGGCGGCCACTCCGTGGCCGAGGTCACGAACCTTACCACCCGGGGAAAGATTGATCCCACCGGCATCGATGTGGAGGTGGACGGCGCGGGGTTTGGCAACAGTTACAAGGTGGAGGTGTATCTGGAAAACCTGACGCTGGAGGACGGCGATTTTGACGTGGGGGTCAAGGACGGCTCAGTGGTATTGGGTAAGAATATTTTCGCTGAAGCCCCTTTCAATTTAGTAGCGCCTAGGTCCAGGATACTTTTGCGGGACTGTCGCTTCGGGATAGGGCCCGACAACCATCTGTATTTCCCCCAGGAGGTCAGCTTTGAGGGCTGCGAGTTCTTTGTTTCCTCCCGGGTGCCCGACAAACCTTATCAGCAGCACAGCGCCGCGCCCAAGATCGTCTGGACCACCAAGTACTACAAGGGGGAGAATCAGAAGGTCACCTTCCGGGAGTGCCGTTTTGTCCTGCCCCCGGGTTACCGGAAAAATCCGGCGGCCAGATATTATGGCCTCTTGACCACCTGGGACGATGTGGATTATCACAACCGACTGGAGATGGAGGGTGGCGCCATCCAGGGGGATTTTGACGTGGGTTTAGGGATGGTACACAGGGGAGGCCGCTGGCGCCTGAAAAATCTGTCCATTGAGGCCGCGCTGCCCCTGGCCCTCACCGGCTTTGCCGATTCACTAGGGCGCTCGTTCTTTGATATCGTTGTCGAGGGTCTCAAGGTGAAAAGTTCCAGGTATATCCACCTCACCGGCTACCCGCAGGCCAACGACAACGGGCTGGAGCACCGGAATGTGGTCATACCGGCCAAGGCCAACATCATCACCTCCACCCACGGCCTGGAGGGGAACCGCTATGCGGGCAATCGCCTCATCATAGGTCCCGAGCCGCCCACCGCCGCCACCCACGGCCTGCCGGGGGATGTCTTTGAACAGGAGGGGACCGGGAAACGGTGGCGCTGTGTCCGGCCCGGTTATCTGAAAAGCCGGGATGGCACGGAGAGGCTGGTGGAGGCCCGCTGGGAGGAAATGCCGGCCTCCCGCTGA
- a CDS encoding phage protease, with protein sequence MNHLHPCDGGTLGVVSPGPAPACQATVLTVLETKDGQVPGWIRLLPKGEVPLGDGREPLRVDDAALTAMVAHFEARGLDLVVDYEHQSLTGQKAPAAGWIKELDAREDGLWARVQWTDTARDHIAAREYRYFSPVLHLEEKTRRPLALLQVALTNTPAINGLDPLVARLRTGPAASPPPSDSNDPWGEVAALLGLEPEAGPSRIRGTLLALKDNLEQLSRTRLEMEALQARMREQEIEAEVEAALASGKIQPCQEESARIFARHDLEAFRSYIKNALPQVPIGQRFKFPPDTPERPSPGEADLTPRQLLICRSLGISPEAFKAQRARLQAEALL encoded by the coding sequence ATGAATCATCTGCATCCCTGTGACGGCGGGACTCTTGGGGTCGTTAGCCCCGGCCCGGCGCCTGCCTGCCAGGCCACCGTGCTGACGGTGCTGGAGACCAAGGACGGCCAGGTCCCCGGCTGGATCCGGCTCCTGCCCAAGGGCGAGGTGCCCCTGGGCGACGGCCGGGAGCCCCTGCGGGTGGACGACGCGGCCCTCACCGCCATGGTGGCCCACTTCGAGGCGCGGGGCCTGGACCTGGTGGTGGACTACGAGCACCAGAGCCTCACCGGCCAGAAAGCCCCCGCCGCCGGCTGGATTAAGGAGCTCGACGCCCGGGAGGACGGCCTCTGGGCCCGGGTGCAGTGGACCGACACCGCCCGGGACCACATCGCCGCCCGGGAATACCGCTACTTCTCCCCGGTCCTGCATCTCGAGGAAAAGACCCGCCGGCCCCTGGCCCTCCTCCAGGTGGCCCTCACCAACACCCCGGCCATCAACGGCCTGGACCCCCTGGTGGCCCGGCTCCGGACCGGGCCGGCCGCCTCTCCCCCGCCCTCGGACAGCAATGACCCCTGGGGCGAGGTGGCGGCCCTCCTGGGCCTGGAGCCCGAGGCCGGCCCCTCCCGCATCCGTGGCACCCTTCTGGCCCTCAAGGACAATCTGGAACAGCTCAGCCGCACCCGCCTGGAGATGGAGGCCCTCCAGGCCCGGATGCGGGAACAGGAGATCGAGGCCGAGGTGGAGGCCGCCCTGGCCTCCGGCAAGATCCAGCCCTGCCAGGAGGAAAGCGCCCGGATCTTCGCCCGCCACGACCTGGAGGCCTTCCGCAGCTACATCAAAAACGCCCTGCCCCAGGTGCCCATCGGCCAGCGGTTCAAATTTCCGCCGGACACCCCGGAGCGTCCCTCTCCCGGCGAGGCGGACCTTACTCCCCGCCAGCTCCTCATCTGCCGCAGTCTGGGCATCTCCCCGGAGGCCTTCAAGGCCCAGCGGGCCCGGCTGCAGGCCGAGGCGCTCCTCTAA
- the asnB gene encoding asparagine synthase (glutamine-hydrolyzing) has translation MCGIFGYINFAEEKVNYNLEDALDYLKHRGPDEKGFWSENGIFLGIRRLSIIDLAGGQQPIWNEDGTTCIVYNGELYNFMDLRPELESRGHKFKSKSDTEVVLHSFEEWGPKCLCRFNGMFAFAIWDNRERTLFLARDRIGEKPLYYYHDKEKIIFASEIKAILATSEVLRQLNLRGLANFLAFGHAVAPETILKNIYKLLPGHYLSVSKEHFRITSYWDVGDNPQLPVGAQLSEQEYSEHILNLLDDSVRRRMIADVPVGAFLSGGVDSSAVVALMKRHGSGPVKTFSLGFDVGGAYNELADARRVANHLGTEHYELKVNDLDLVNLLSKLIYHYDEPFGDAAGFPIFILSCFAREHVKVVLAGDGGDELFGGYRRYVADRFASTYQKLPNWLIGKVIPSIINKIPRFRRLKTIFKTLPIIDPAARYASWLQIFSKDMQAELFTSHFWEELNDYDPVWIYPHYFKKSDKICTNDNLNRLLYIDLKTWLPDTYMEKVDKATMACSLEARLPLLDHRLVEMAFQIPGYYKIQGISTKKIIKRAVKGLLPKSVLKKPKHGFAVPTDPWFRGKLKSFAFEVLMDDKTLQRGFFNRNVVERLWQEHVNGRNVWNNHLWLLLNFELWQRIYIDQENHKKS, from the coding sequence ATGTGTGGCATCTTTGGATATATTAATTTTGCTGAAGAGAAGGTGAATTACAATTTAGAAGATGCCTTGGATTATCTAAAGCATCGAGGCCCGGATGAAAAAGGTTTTTGGTCAGAAAACGGCATTTTTCTTGGTATTCGGCGCTTAAGTATCATAGATCTTGCTGGGGGTCAGCAACCAATATGGAATGAGGATGGCACCACTTGTATAGTATATAATGGGGAACTTTATAATTTTATGGACTTGCGTCCAGAACTCGAGTCGCGCGGCCATAAATTTAAAAGCAAAAGTGATACTGAGGTTGTCTTACATTCTTTCGAGGAGTGGGGCCCCAAATGTTTATGCAGATTTAACGGGATGTTTGCTTTCGCCATCTGGGACAATAGAGAAAGGACTCTTTTCCTTGCTCGGGACCGAATTGGGGAAAAACCTTTATATTATTATCATGATAAAGAAAAAATAATTTTTGCTTCTGAAATAAAAGCGATTCTAGCTACATCTGAAGTTCTCCGTCAGCTAAACCTGAGAGGCCTAGCCAATTTCCTTGCTTTTGGGCATGCAGTTGCCCCGGAGACTATTTTAAAAAATATTTATAAATTATTACCCGGCCATTATTTATCAGTGTCTAAAGAGCATTTTAGGATCACATCTTACTGGGATGTGGGGGACAATCCGCAGTTACCCGTAGGGGCGCAGCTTTCCGAACAGGAATACAGTGAACATATCTTAAATCTGCTGGATGATTCGGTGCGCCGGCGCATGATTGCTGATGTCCCGGTAGGTGCATTTTTAAGCGGGGGAGTGGATTCCAGCGCGGTCGTCGCTTTGATGAAACGTCATGGCTCGGGCCCGGTAAAGACCTTTTCCTTAGGCTTTGACGTGGGCGGGGCCTATAACGAATTAGCCGATGCACGCAGGGTAGCAAACCACTTGGGGACCGAGCATTATGAACTTAAAGTCAACGACCTCGACCTGGTTAACCTTTTATCAAAACTGATTTACCACTATGATGAGCCTTTCGGTGACGCGGCTGGCTTTCCCATATTTATCCTTAGTTGTTTTGCCCGAGAACATGTGAAAGTGGTTTTGGCCGGGGATGGTGGAGACGAACTTTTTGGAGGCTACCGTAGATATGTGGCAGATCGTTTTGCAAGTACCTATCAAAAATTGCCAAACTGGCTAATTGGCAAGGTTATTCCAAGTATTATTAATAAGATACCCCGGTTCCGGCGGCTCAAAACCATATTTAAAACACTGCCTATTATTGACCCAGCCGCAAGATATGCTTCTTGGCTGCAAATATTCTCAAAAGATATGCAAGCAGAACTTTTTACTTCACATTTTTGGGAAGAGCTTAATGACTATGACCCCGTCTGGATTTATCCGCATTATTTTAAAAAATCGGATAAAATATGTACTAATGACAATTTAAATAGACTTCTATACATTGATCTGAAAACATGGCTGCCTGACACATACATGGAAAAAGTTGACAAAGCCACCATGGCCTGTAGTTTGGAAGCTCGACTCCCGCTATTAGACCACCGTTTGGTTGAAATGGCATTTCAGATACCTGGTTATTATAAAATTCAAGGAATAAGTACTAAAAAAATAATTAAGCGTGCAGTAAAGGGTCTGCTGCCGAAGTCAGTCCTCAAGAAGCCTAAGCATGGGTTTGCAGTTCCCACCGACCCTTGGTTTCGAGGCAAATTGAAATCTTTTGCTTTCGAAGTGTTAATGGACGACAAGACACTCCAGCGGGGTTTTTTTAATAGGAATGTGGTGGAAAGGCTTTGGCAGGAGCATGTCAATGGCCGGAACGTATGGAATAATCACCTCTGGTTATTGCTAAATTTTGAACTTTGGCAACGGATATATATTGACCAGGAAAATCATAAAAAGAGCTGA
- a CDS encoding FAD-dependent oxidoreductase has product MSGKNIILGGGVTGLAAGVVSGWPIYEAEASPGGICSSYYMRPGDPQRYNEPPADGEAYRFEIGGGHWIWGREQDTLEFIRSFARLKNYERLSAVYFPDRDLYVPYPIQNHLSSLPPDVAGKALDDILQGGYQPVSTLADWLRANFGTTLYDLFFGPFHELYCAGLHDQIAPQDMYKSPVDKNLIIKGAQEKTPVVGYNASFLYPEKGLNDLVFRMAAKCHINYGKKVVKINVIEKEVQFDDGTKIGYDKIISTLPLNQMMEITGLDPLVPADPYTSVLVVNIGAMCGPRCPKEHWLYIPRSRSGFHRVGFYSNVDASFLPISCRDKHNRVSIYVERSFRGGEKPEAGGVKAYEAAVVKELQSWGFIEETEVMDSTWIPIAYTWSRPNSSWREESFELNASHSIYQAGRFARWTNQGITESIRQGLETVSLLLRS; this is encoded by the coding sequence TTGTCTGGAAAAAATATCATCCTGGGGGGCGGCGTCACCGGTCTGGCGGCAGGGGTGGTCTCCGGCTGGCCGATCTATGAGGCCGAAGCGTCTCCGGGCGGCATCTGTTCCTCCTACTACATGAGGCCTGGTGATCCCCAAAGGTATAATGAGCCGCCGGCGGATGGGGAAGCTTACCGCTTCGAAATCGGTGGCGGGCACTGGATCTGGGGGAGGGAACAGGACACGCTGGAATTCATCCGGTCTTTTGCCCGGCTGAAAAACTATGAGCGTTTATCGGCGGTTTATTTTCCTGACCGCGATCTCTATGTTCCCTATCCCATTCAGAATCATCTCTCTTCCCTGCCGCCTGACGTGGCCGGTAAAGCATTGGACGATATCCTACAGGGGGGATATCAGCCTGTTTCCACCCTGGCTGACTGGCTCCGGGCCAATTTCGGCACTACCTTGTATGACCTCTTTTTCGGCCCTTTCCATGAACTCTACTGTGCAGGCCTGCATGATCAGATAGCCCCCCAGGACATGTATAAATCGCCAGTGGACAAGAATCTGATCATCAAAGGAGCCCAGGAGAAAACCCCCGTGGTGGGGTATAATGCATCTTTCCTTTATCCGGAAAAAGGGCTGAATGATCTTGTGTTCCGCATGGCGGCAAAATGTCACATAAATTATGGAAAGAAAGTCGTTAAAATTAATGTGATTGAAAAGGAGGTGCAATTTGACGACGGCACAAAAATCGGCTATGATAAAATAATTTCCACCTTGCCCCTCAACCAGATGATGGAAATTACCGGACTGGACCCCCTTGTACCGGCCGATCCTTATACCTCGGTTTTGGTGGTGAATATCGGCGCAATGTGTGGCCCGAGATGTCCTAAGGAACATTGGCTGTATATCCCCCGGAGCCGCTCCGGTTTTCATCGGGTCGGCTTTTACAGCAATGTGGATGCCTCCTTCCTGCCGATTTCCTGCCGGGATAAGCACAACCGGGTGAGTATCTATGTGGAGCGGTCCTTCCGGGGTGGCGAAAAACCCGAGGCCGGCGGGGTGAAGGCCTATGAGGCGGCAGTCGTGAAGGAATTGCAGTCCTGGGGATTTATCGAAGAAACTGAGGTGATGGACTCCACCTGGATTCCCATCGCCTACACCTGGTCTCGCCCTAATTCCTCCTGGCGGGAGGAGTCCTTTGAACTCAATGCCTCCCATAGTATATACCAGGCTGGAAGGTTTGCCCGCTGGACTAATCAGGGGATTACAGAATCCATCAGACAAGGATTGGAGACAGTTTCTCTTCTCCTCAGGTCTTGA
- a CDS encoding glycosyltransferase family 4 protein: MATLFFVSSIYVNLYHFRRGLMQALLARGNEVVALAAPDGYEEGVREMGVVCRPLRHIRRGGLNPLEEGRFFLELLRSYRSGRPDVVLHYTIKPVIYGSLAAAAAGIPSFCTVTGGGYALMNKGPLYHLTCLLYRLALLFPRAVFFQNPDDQEFFLSRRLVSFSKVRRVPGSGVDLGHYSPQPSGTPPREDRPIFLFIGRLLWDKGIGEFAAAAGRVKSIYPHAEFQVLGALDPGNPAVVPERQVRTWEWQGEIRWLRETRDVRPFIAQADVVVLPSYREGMPRSVLEAMAMGKPVITTDAVGCREVIEDGKNGFMVPVRDANALAAAMVKMIEIGPEARREMGRYGRLKAEREFDERIVIQRYVEEIERLLAEKPRA; the protein is encoded by the coding sequence ATGGCCACCCTCTTTTTTGTATCCAGCATTTATGTCAATCTTTATCACTTTCGCCGGGGCCTGATGCAGGCCCTTCTGGCCAGGGGAAATGAGGTCGTGGCCCTGGCCGCCCCTGACGGCTATGAGGAAGGGGTGCGGGAGATGGGGGTGGTGTGCCGGCCGCTCCGGCATATCCGCCGGGGCGGCCTGAACCCCTTGGAAGAAGGCAGATTCTTTCTGGAACTGCTCCGCTCTTATCGCTCCGGAAGGCCGGATGTTGTCCTTCATTACACCATTAAACCGGTGATTTACGGGTCCCTGGCTGCGGCGGCAGCCGGCATACCTTCCTTTTGCACCGTGACCGGCGGCGGTTATGCCCTGATGAACAAGGGGCCCCTATACCACCTCACATGTCTCCTCTACCGCCTGGCCTTGCTCTTCCCCCGGGCGGTTTTCTTCCAGAACCCCGATGACCAGGAATTCTTTCTCTCCCGGCGTCTGGTGTCATTCTCGAAGGTCCGCCGGGTGCCCGGGTCCGGGGTGGACCTGGGACATTATTCGCCGCAGCCCTCTGGAACCCCCCCCAGGGAGGACAGGCCGATTTTCCTCTTCATCGGCCGGCTGCTGTGGGACAAGGGAATCGGCGAGTTCGCCGCGGCTGCCGGCCGGGTGAAGAGCATCTACCCACATGCGGAATTCCAGGTTCTGGGGGCCCTGGACCCGGGAAACCCGGCGGTGGTCCCCGAAAGGCAGGTCCGGACCTGGGAGTGGCAGGGAGAGATCCGCTGGCTGCGGGAGACGCGGGACGTGCGGCCCTTTATTGCCCAGGCCGACGTGGTGGTGCTCCCCTCCTACCGGGAAGGCATGCCCCGGTCGGTTCTGGAGGCCATGGCAATGGGCAAACCCGTCATCACCACCGACGCGGTGGGGTGCCGGGAGGTGATCGAGGACGGCAAAAACGGTTTCATGGTGCCGGTGAGGGACGCCAATGCCCTGGCCGCCGCCATGGTGAAAATGATCGAAATCGGCCCTGAGGCCCGAAGGGAGATGGGGCGCTACGGCAGACTGAAGGCGGAGCGAGAGTTTGACGAAAGGATCGTCATTCAAAGGTACGTGGAGGAGATTGAGCGCCTCCTGGCGGAGAAACCTCGGGCCTGA
- a CDS encoding glycosyltransferase, with protein sequence MTTYNGERFLQEQLDSFLWQTRLPDELVVCDDGSTDRTLEILEAFAQKAPFPVRIYRNPQRLGFSKNFEKAALMCSGELIAFSDQDDVWLLEKLQLVEEAFRKNPDISLCFHDNYVCNENFDKTFYRMWDHYKKATPDFQKNYLYFLKDMSFQGNCLVINNALISIAFPIPSGWAYDQWIPFISILNYPPFFIDKPLIKYRIHPGQTTHHKPMENNLKKILKCINKKNIEKFYNSRYNKWLFAINCYKKNYKYNVYIDINNKIALIENMIKSSLKNKIINIIRFYIKGFYHRYELGARIMVRDLLFTFLLNCK encoded by the coding sequence ATGACCACCTATAATGGGGAGCGGTTTTTGCAGGAGCAGCTGGACAGCTTCCTGTGGCAGACCCGGCTTCCGGATGAGCTGGTGGTATGCGACGACGGCTCCACAGACCGCACCCTAGAGATCCTGGAAGCCTTCGCCCAAAAAGCCCCCTTCCCGGTCAGGATTTATCGAAACCCCCAGCGCCTGGGCTTCTCCAAGAACTTCGAAAAGGCCGCCCTCATGTGCTCCGGCGAACTCATCGCCTTCTCCGACCAGGACGACGTTTGGCTGCTGGAAAAGTTACAATTGGTTGAGGAAGCTTTTAGAAAAAATCCTGATATTTCATTGTGTTTTCATGATAATTATGTCTGTAATGAAAATTTTGATAAAACATTTTATCGAATGTGGGACCATTACAAAAAGGCTACCCCTGATTTTCAAAAAAATTATCTTTATTTTTTAAAAGATATGTCATTTCAGGGTAATTGTTTAGTTATAAATAATGCACTTATTTCTATAGCGTTCCCAATTCCATCAGGATGGGCATATGACCAATGGATTCCTTTTATTTCAATATTAAATTATCCGCCATTTTTTATTGATAAGCCCTTAATAAAATATAGAATTCACCCAGGGCAGACAACGCATCATAAGCCAATGGAAAATAATCTAAAAAAAATATTAAAATGTATTAATAAAAAAAATATAGAAAAATTTTATAATTCGAGATATAATAAATGGCTTTTTGCAATTAATTGCTATAAAAAAAATTATAAATATAATGTTTATATAGATATAAATAACAAGATTGCTTTAATTGAAAACATGATTAAATCATCCTTAAAAAATAAAATTATAAATATTATCAGGTTTTATATTAAAGGTTTTTATCATCGTTATGAATTGGGCGCGAGAATCATGGTAAGGGATTTGTTATTTACGTTTTTGCTAAATTGTAAATGA